The Curtobacterium herbarum genome contains the following window.
TCGCCGAGGCCACCCCGGAGGACAAGCTCGCGCTGATCCGCCGGGAGCAGGAGGGCGGCAACCTCGTCGCCATGACCGGTGACGGTACGAACGACGCACCGGCCCTGGCGCAGGCCGACGTCGGCGTGGCGATGAACACCGGGACGACCGCGGCCAAGGAGGCCGGCAACATGGTCGACCTCGACTCGGACCCGACGAAGCTCATCGACGTCGTCCGGATCGGCAAGCAGCTGCTCATCACCCGCGGTGCCCTGACCACGTTCTCGATCGCCAACGACATCGCCAAGTACTTCGCCATCATCCCGGCGATGTTCCAGGCGACGTTCCCCGGCCTCGGTGCGCTGAACATCATGCACCTGCACTCCCCGGCGTCGGCGATCCTGTCGGCGATCATCTTCAACGCGCTCGTCATCGTGGCGCTCATCCCGCTGTCCCTGCGTGGCGTCAAGTACCGCGCAGCCTCGGCGTCGTCGATCCTCGGCCGCAACCTGCTCGTCTACGGGCTCGGCGGCGTCATCGTCCCCTTCATCGGCATCAAGTTGATCGACCTCGTCGTCGGTCTCATCCCGGGGTTCTAGTCATGGCTTCCTCTTCTCGCTCCTTCCTCCGCTCCACCGGTGTGGCCGTCCGCCTCACCCTCCTGGCCACCGTCGCCCTCGGCGTCGGCTACCCGCTCGCTGTCTGGGGTGTCGGCCAGGCCGCCTTCCACGACCAGGCGAACGGCTCGATGGTCACCGACTCCTCCGGCACCACCGTGGGGTCCTCGTTGATCGGGCAGTCGTTCACCGGCAAGGACGCGGCCCGCTGGTTCCAGTCCCGTCCCTCCGCCGCCGGCGAGCACGGGTACGACGCCAACGCCTCGTCCGGGTCGAACCTCGGCCCGTCCAACCCCGACCTGACCAAGGCGATCGAGGAACGACGTGCCGCGATCGCCAAGGCCGACGGCGTGCCCGCGTCCGAGGTCCCGGCGGACGCGCTGACGGCCTCCGGCTCGGGGCTCGACCCGGACATCAGCCCGGAGTACGCCCGCCTGCAGGTCGCCCGTGTGGCCGCGGCCCGCGGCGTCTCCGAGGCCCGGGTCCGTGCCCTGGTCGCCGAGCACACCGAGTCCCGGCAGCTCGGGTTCCTCGGGGACCCGGCGGTCAACGTCCTCGAGCTGAACCTGGCGCTGGCGAAGCTCGGCTGACCCCCCGCGAAACACCGGTGTTCGTCCGTCAAACACACGCCGTGCGCGGTGTGACGGACAAACACCGGTGTTCCGCAGAAGCACGCACACCCGGTACGACCGCAGACAGGAGAGGATGAGCGCGTGAAGCGAGGGAAGCTGCGGGTGCTGCTCGGTGCGGCCCCCGGCGTGGGCAAGACCTACACGATGCTCGAAGAGGGCCGCCGGATGGCCGACCACGGCCGTGACGTGGTCGTCGCCGTCGTCGAGACCCACGGCCGCGCCGCCACCGCCGCACTCGTCGACGGACTCGAGGTCGTCCCCCGCCGCACGGTCGAACACCGCGGGGTCGCGCTCGACGACATGGACCTCGACGCCGTCCTCGCCCGCCGTCCCGAGGTCGCCCTGGTCGACGAACTCGCCCACACCAACGCCCCCGGCAGCCCGCACGAGAAGCGCTGGCAGGACGTCGAAGCACTGCGGGCCGCAGGCATCGACGTCATCTCGACGGTGAACGTCCAGCACATGCAGTCCCTCGGCGACGTCGTCCGCGAGATCACCGGCACCGTCCAGCGCGAGACCGTCCCCGACGCCGTGGTCCGCGCCGCCGACCAGATCGAGGTCGTCGACCTGTCCCCGCAGGCCCTCCGCGACCGGCTGTCCGACGGGCTCGTGTACCCGGCCGCCCGGATCGACGCGGCCCTGTCGAACTACTTCCGCCTCGGCAACCTCACCGCCCTCCGCGAGATCGCCCTGCTCTGGCTCGCCGACGAGGTCGACGACGCCCTCAAGCGCTACCGCGCCGAACACGGCATCGCGAACCGGTGGGAGACCCGGGAGCGCGTCCTCGTCGCCCTCACCGGCGGCCCCGAGGGCGAGACCCTGCTCCGCCGCGGGGCCCGCATCGCCGCCCGCTCGGCCGGCGGGGAGCTCGCCGCCGTGCACGTCACCACGAACGACGGCCTGCGCGAACGACACCCGGGCGCCCTCGGCAAGCAGCGCGCCCTGCTCGAACAGCTCGGCGGCACCTACCACCAGGTCGTCGGCGACGACGTGCCCACCACCCTGGTCCGCTTCGCCCGCTCCGTCGACGCCACCCAGATCGTCATCGGCATCAGCCGCCGCAGCCGACTCGTCGCCGCCCTCACCGGCCCGGGCATCGGCAGCACCGTCATCCGCGAGTCCGGCGACATCGACGTGCACGTCGTCACCCACGAACGCGCCGGCGGCGGCCTGGCCCTGCCGAAGCTCGGCGGCAGCCTGTCCCGCTCCCGGATCGTGGCGGCGTTCCTGCTCGCCCTGGTCGCCGGCCCCGTCATGACCTGGCTCCTCAGCCTGACCGACGACCCCGACTCGATCACCGTCGACGTGCTCGCCTACCAGCTCCTCGTGCTCGTCGTCGCCCTGATCGGCGGCATGCTGCCCGCCGTGTTCGCCGCCGTCCTGTCCGGACTGAGCCTCGACTTCTTCTTCGTCCGACCCCTGCACCAGGTCACCGTCCAGCAGCCCTGGCACCTGTTCGCCCTGGTCATGTACGTCGTCAGCGCGGTGCTCGTCAGCTTCGTCGTCGACCGGTCCGCCCGACGCTCCCGCACCGCACGCCGGGCCGCCGCCGAGTCGGGGCTCCTCGTCGGCATCGCCGGCAGCGTCCTCCGCGGTGACGACGCCCTCCAGGCCCTCGTCGAGCGCACCCGCGAGGCCTTCGGCTTCGCCGGGGTCCGCGTCCGCCAGGGCGACGAGGTGCCGGCCACGTCGGGGACGTTCGGCGACGAGCCGGACGCGGCCACGACCCTCCCGTCCGGCGCCGTCCTGGAGTTCGCCGGCGCGCCCGACGACCCCACCCAGCGGCGGCTGCTGCGCGTCGTCGAGCAGCAGCTCGACGCCGCCCTGGAACACCGCGCCCTCACCCGCACCGCCGTCGACGCGGAACGCATCGCCGCCGTCGACCGGGTGCGGAGCGCCATCCTGGCCGCCGTCAGCCACGACGTGCGCCGGCCGATCGCCGCCGCCAGCGCCGCCGTCCAGTCACTCCGCGCACGCGACGTCCGGTTGGGCGAGGCCGACCGGGAGGCGCTCCTCGCGACCGCCGACGAGAGCCTCCGTCAGCTGGCGGTCCTGTTGGCCGACCTGCTCGACGTCAGCCGCGTGCAGGCCGGGGTGCTCGCCGCCGCCCCCGTCCCCACGGCACTCGACACGGTCGTCGCGCCCGCACTCGACGAACTCGAGCTCGGCCCGGAGGACGTCGACCTCGACCTGCCCGCCGAACTGCCGCCGGTCCTCGCCGACCCGGTGCTGCTGCAGCGCGTCGTCGTGAACCTGCTCGCCAACGCCGTCCGGTACTCACCCGACGCCGAGCGTGTCCGGATCGCGGCGAGCGCCTTCGCCGGCGGGGTCGAACTCCGCGTCGCCGACCGCGGCCCGGGGATCCCCGAGGACCGCCGCGAAGACGTGTTCCAGCCGTTCCAGCGGCTCGGGGACACGGACAACGAGACCGGACTCGGACTCGGCCTGGCGCTCGCACGCGGGTTCACCGAGGGCATGGGCGGCACGATCGAGGTCGACGACACCCCCGGCGGTGGGCTCACCGTCGTGGTGCGGCTGCCGATCGCGGGACACCTGGGAGTGGTGGGCAGATGAAGGTCCTGATCGCGGACGACGACGTGCAGCTGGTGCGGGCGCTCGCCGTCACGCTCGGTGCCCGGGGGTACGACGTCG
Protein-coding sequences here:
- the kdpC gene encoding potassium-transporting ATPase subunit KdpC, which gives rise to MASSSRSFLRSTGVAVRLTLLATVALGVGYPLAVWGVGQAAFHDQANGSMVTDSSGTTVGSSLIGQSFTGKDAARWFQSRPSAAGEHGYDANASSGSNLGPSNPDLTKAIEERRAAIAKADGVPASEVPADALTASGSGLDPDISPEYARLQVARVAAARGVSEARVRALVAEHTESRQLGFLGDPAVNVLELNLALAKLG
- a CDS encoding ATP-binding protein; amino-acid sequence: MKRGKLRVLLGAAPGVGKTYTMLEEGRRMADHGRDVVVAVVETHGRAATAALVDGLEVVPRRTVEHRGVALDDMDLDAVLARRPEVALVDELAHTNAPGSPHEKRWQDVEALRAAGIDVISTVNVQHMQSLGDVVREITGTVQRETVPDAVVRAADQIEVVDLSPQALRDRLSDGLVYPAARIDAALSNYFRLGNLTALREIALLWLADEVDDALKRYRAEHGIANRWETRERVLVALTGGPEGETLLRRGARIAARSAGGELAAVHVTTNDGLRERHPGALGKQRALLEQLGGTYHQVVGDDVPTTLVRFARSVDATQIVIGISRRSRLVAALTGPGIGSTVIRESGDIDVHVVTHERAGGGLALPKLGGSLSRSRIVAAFLLALVAGPVMTWLLSLTDDPDSITVDVLAYQLLVLVVALIGGMLPAVFAAVLSGLSLDFFFVRPLHQVTVQQPWHLFALVMYVVSAVLVSFVVDRSARRSRTARRAAAESGLLVGIAGSVLRGDDALQALVERTREAFGFAGVRVRQGDEVPATSGTFGDEPDAATTLPSGAVLEFAGAPDDPTQRRLLRVVEQQLDAALEHRALTRTAVDAERIAAVDRVRSAILAAVSHDVRRPIAAASAAVQSLRARDVRLGEADREALLATADESLRQLAVLLADLLDVSRVQAGVLAAAPVPTALDTVVAPALDELELGPEDVDLDLPAELPPVLADPVLLQRVVVNLLANAVRYSPDAERVRIAASAFAGGVELRVADRGPGIPEDRREDVFQPFQRLGDTDNETGLGLGLALARGFTEGMGGTIEVDDTPGGGLTVVVRLPIAGHLGVVGR